A single window of Aspergillus oryzae RIB40 DNA, chromosome 8 DNA harbors:
- a CDS encoding uncharacterized protein (predicted protein), producing the protein MGTPAFPQPTRHMHIVPSSNFHVASHLTETDNSQWRHYPYNEGNSAGKRRVCVVLPSPIPHGDPAMANCKLPLPLDDPCDRQGDSHSQRHAPMEAHQPFRGPMNEKPFDPARHAALPEYQPQVYFPQEPRSNSDAPAPLRPHSKPPAPCSTLVIPTSHALASYDSGSYQSQTYGTRQRKGARAQQACDNCRTRKAKCDEGRPSCSHCKDNRLGCVYREFLHPKYDKGTQLLLDQIQSLEKEVMSKFDHLDQWNTEYGSQFSIVQAKIQESSAPKAPRTSIAPESKNDSLDMLQRLKAKDDNIATAQKQLPEWSGAATDQHIRPGKDDELSIPVEHTTAAHKLLLWPSIQNLLLPRRYDDDYITKLEEQRGLICVYGRGEGDETSEDNSPSAAPTNSSTGCDEDEPYYVAASPGDPWGVEAKQEQAKLANKGIDEKGILTINADDVHCYHRSYMKHIHQLHPFLGHGFLENMINRFIRINCPQTCFAANSEVPNKHANKFPRGRKRKHLYEDFKGTGCDVQFHAGQESYQRIEYSVHNAIVLLVLALGSICEANPVPGPVTDYTVDFRQEMIPGPAGSDYGPHPQGSNYVTLPPLTGGRRTGTGKLPRPQDNQNLKNIDVIPGLAFYAYATQILGSIQGSNGLLHIQAALLAGLYTGQLAHPSQSHGWFHQASRACEVQIRSKRYRQMPDGPVKDLYDFAYWTCLQLGRYDGSCDLPIPFTPLYNIFHILILCLAKYQQSLTFLLVVYRDYKILFLYQRLKFI; encoded by the exons ATGGGAACTCCTGCCTTTCCTCAGCCAACACGCCACATGCATATCGTGCCTTCCAGTAACTTCCATGTTGCATCACATTTGACGGAGACAGATAACTCACAATGGCGTCATTATCCATATAATGAAGGTAACTCTGCGGGAAAACGTCGTGTTTGTGTTGTTCTTCCATCACCAATTCCACATGGGGATCCTGCTATGGCCAATTGCAAGTTGCCACTCCCTCTAGATGATCCATGTGATAGGCAAGGAGACTCTCATAGTCAAAGACATGCCCCTATGGAGGCACACCAGCCTTTTAGAGGTCCAATGAACGAGAAGCCCTTTGATCCAGCCCGGCACGCTGCGCTGCCTGAATATCAACCTCAGGTGTATTTTCCACAAGAACCACGCAGTAACAGCGATGCCCCGGCTCCACTACGTCCGCACTCAAAACCCCCAGCTCCATGTTCAACTCTCGTCATTCCTACTTCCCATGCCCTAGCATCGTACGATTCTGGCTCCTACCAAAGCCAGACCTATGGTACGCGTCAGCGCAAGGGTGCACGGGCACAACAG GCTTGCGACAATTGCCGAACGAGGAAAGCAAAGTGCGACGAAGGCAGGCCGTCATGCAGTCATTGCAAGGATAATCGCCTAGGCTGCGTCTACAGAGAGTTCCTTCATCCAAA GTACGATAAAGGAACACAACTCCTCTTGGACCAAATACAGTCACTTGAGAAGGAAGTAATGTCTAAATTCGATCACTTAGATCAATGGAACACAGAGTATGGGAGCCAATTTAGCATAGTTCAGGCAAAGATTCAAGAGAGCTCTGCACCCAAGGCACCACGGACATCGATAGCCCCTGAGTCGAAGAATGACTCACTAGATATGCTGCAACGACTTAAGGCCAAAGACGATAATATTGCTACAGCTCAGAAGCAACTACCGGAGTGGAGTGGAGCAGCCACTGATCAACACATACGGCCTGGCAAGGATGATGAGCTTTCAATTCCTGTAGAGCATACGACAGCAGCTCATAAGTTGCTATTGTGGCCTTCTATCCAAAATTTACTTCTCCCAAGAAGGTATGATGACGATTACATAACAAAACTTGAAGAACAACGAGGTCTTATCTGTGTTTACGGCCGAGGGGAGGGAGATGAAACCAGTGAAGATAATAGCCCGTCAGCAGCACCAACAAACTCCAGTACGGGCTgcgatgaagacgagccATACTACGTGGCAGCCTCCCCTGGTGACCCCTGGGGTGTGGAAGCAAAGCAAGAGCAGGCTAAACTTGCAAACAAAGGGATTGATGAGAAGGGTATTCTAACCATAAATGCTGACGATGTTCACTGCTACCATAGAAGTTATATGAAACATATACACCAGCTTCACCCATTCCTCGGTCACGGCTTTTTGGAGAATATGATTAACAGGTTTATTAGGATTAACTGTCCTCAAACATGCTTTGCAGCAAACTCTGAAGTGCCTAATAAACACGCTAATAAGTTTCCTCGTGGTAGGAAACGGAAGCACTTATACGAAGACTTCAAAGGCACCGGATGCGATGTGCAATTCCATGCAGGGCAAGAAAGCTACCAACGCATTGAGTACTCGGTTCATAACGCAATTGTTCTCTTGGTCCTCGCCCTTGGCAGTATCTGCGAAGCCAACCCTGTTCCTGGGCCTGTGACAGACTACACTGTGGATTTTCGACAAGAAATGATACCTGGCCCCGCGGGATCGGACTATGGCCCTCACCCGCAAGGCAGTAATTATGTCACATTGCCCCCATTGACGGGTGGCCGGCGAACTGGAACGGGGAAACTTCCGAGACCGCAGGACAACCAAAACCTCAAAAATATTGATGTTATTCCTGGTCTGGCCTTTTACGCATACGCTACTCAGATTCTTGGAAGCATCCAAGGATCAAATGGCCTACTCCATATCCAAGCAGCCTTGTTAGCGGGACTTTATACAGGCCAGCTGGCGCACCCCTCCCAGAGTCACGGGTGGTTTCATCAAGCCTCCAGAGCTTGCGAAGTCCAGATTCGGTC AAAGCGTTACAGGCAAATGCCTGATGGGCCTGTCAAAGACCTTTATGATTTTGCGTATTGGACATGTCTACAACTGGGGAGGTATGATGGCTCCTGCGATCTTCCCATTCCGTTTACTCCCTTGTACAATATCTTTCACATACTAATCTTATGCCTAGCGAAATACCAGCAGAGCTTGACCTTCCTGCTAGTGGTATATCGCGACTACAAGATTTTATTTCTCTACCAAAGG CTCAAATTTATCTGA